In Polaromonas sp. JS666, one genomic interval encodes:
- a CDS encoding ornithine cyclodeaminase family protein translates to MKLTYLNDKTVSSLLDYKSVADILGESFADLAAGNAAIHARQRTDSCGIRLSTMGAVWNARQVGGVKVYPTVKEKFSFLITLFDLESNLPIAVLDGGKITKFRTAGLTALIASKAAAKQVRKLALFGAGFQGRAQAHALCEIFKFEQISVVDPLGDDSWCSRLALQTGCRVNLCGAEAAVHDADIVVTATRSLEPVFDGSWLKPGALVSAIGISAPKGRELDDATLSRASRIIVEWMPQSEREAGELVLWRPKNARERGKIVDLPELYRQSIPWRGSDEDIIVAKSVGVGLADVACAYLAYARYTLSPKAREASAQELAA, encoded by the coding sequence ATGAAACTTACTTATCTCAACGACAAAACAGTCTCCAGCCTGCTTGACTACAAAAGCGTGGCCGACATCCTGGGCGAATCTTTCGCCGATCTCGCGGCCGGCAACGCGGCGATCCATGCCCGGCAGCGAACCGACAGCTGCGGTATCCGGCTGAGCACCATGGGCGCCGTCTGGAACGCACGCCAAGTGGGCGGCGTCAAGGTCTATCCCACTGTCAAAGAGAAGTTTTCTTTCCTGATCACTTTGTTCGACCTGGAAAGCAACCTGCCGATCGCCGTCCTCGACGGCGGCAAGATCACCAAATTCCGCACGGCCGGATTGACGGCGCTGATCGCATCCAAAGCTGCCGCAAAACAGGTTCGAAAGCTGGCTCTGTTCGGGGCGGGATTCCAGGGGCGCGCCCAGGCACATGCGCTCTGCGAGATCTTCAAGTTCGAACAGATATCGGTCGTTGACCCACTGGGGGACGATAGCTGGTGCAGCCGCCTGGCGCTCCAGACAGGCTGCCGCGTTAACCTGTGCGGCGCGGAAGCCGCTGTTCACGACGCTGACATCGTGGTCACGGCAACGCGTTCGCTGGAACCCGTTTTCGACGGAAGCTGGCTCAAGCCCGGCGCGTTGGTATCCGCCATCGGAATCAGTGCGCCTAAAGGGCGTGAACTTGACGATGCAACCCTGTCGCGGGCAAGCCGGATCATTGTGGAATGGATGCCGCAGAGCGAACGCGAAGCAGGTGAGCTCGTCTTGTGGCGCCCTAAAAACGCCCGGGAGCGTGGAAAGATCGTGGATCTGCCGGAGTTGTACCGCCAATCCATACCATGGCGTGGAAGTGACGAGGACATCATTGTCGCGAAGTCGGTGGGTGTTGGCCTTGCAGATGTGGCCTGCGCCTATCTGGCCTATGCCCGTTATACCCTATCCCCAAAAGCCCGTGAGGCTTCAGCGCAGGAGCTCGCCGCATGA
- a CDS encoding amidase, which translates to MTDKSLTYASIEETLEALTSGAINSEALVENHLSRIETFDVKLHAYVDLYAEEALQAARGLDKLRQAGLTVGPLHGVTIAVKDLFEIKGHAITAGSKSLPPRTSSITATVVDRLRAAGAIVLGKTHTVEFAFGGWGTNTSMGTPWNPWDLAIHRVPGGSSSGSAVAVSAGMACAALGTDTGGSVRIPAGLCGLVGLKTTHGLISRYGLIDLCPTHDTVGPITRTVRDCATLLDVLAGPDPQDVASRFSPSRSVSKGLEKDVRGMRVWTLPKAERVEVDPEVLKAYDRSLSVFLELGMTLVDKPLPQSLTQSMRIAGSLMSAEGYANLGTLFERSELEFDPNIKRRIMLGRDIGAAQYIDLLRDRESAKAAMLEAMDGVDVCVFPTNAITAIPVSEVDELATPLSRFGRFVNLLDLCSVAIPAGLSANGLPVSIQVIGRPFAEPTILRAAFAFEKATSWNQSFPAGLD; encoded by the coding sequence ATGACCGATAAATCTCTTACTTACGCCTCCATAGAGGAGACCCTCGAAGCTTTGACCAGCGGAGCGATCAACAGCGAAGCATTGGTCGAAAATCACTTGTCGCGCATAGAGACCTTTGATGTCAAGCTGCACGCTTACGTAGACCTCTATGCTGAAGAGGCCTTGCAGGCCGCCCGCGGACTGGACAAGCTCAGGCAAGCCGGCCTCACGGTCGGCCCGCTTCACGGTGTGACCATCGCCGTCAAAGACCTTTTTGAAATCAAGGGGCATGCCATCACCGCGGGGTCCAAATCGCTCCCGCCACGAACCTCCTCCATCACGGCGACGGTGGTCGACCGTTTGAGAGCGGCCGGCGCGATCGTCCTGGGAAAGACGCACACGGTGGAATTCGCTTTTGGCGGCTGGGGAACCAACACCTCCATGGGGACGCCCTGGAACCCCTGGGACCTTGCGATCCACCGCGTTCCTGGCGGCTCCAGCAGCGGCTCCGCAGTTGCGGTCTCAGCGGGCATGGCCTGCGCCGCACTTGGAACGGACACCGGTGGATCCGTTCGCATCCCGGCCGGGCTCTGCGGGCTTGTGGGGCTGAAGACGACGCATGGCCTGATCAGCAGATATGGCCTGATTGACCTATGCCCCACACATGACACGGTCGGCCCCATCACACGAACCGTGAGGGATTGCGCGACGCTGCTTGACGTCCTGGCGGGGCCCGATCCGCAAGACGTAGCGTCCCGCTTTTCTCCTTCGCGTTCGGTCTCGAAAGGGCTTGAGAAAGATGTCAGGGGAATGAGGGTTTGGACCCTTCCCAAGGCTGAACGCGTGGAAGTGGACCCGGAAGTCCTGAAGGCCTACGACAGGTCCCTTTCTGTATTCCTTGAGCTTGGCATGACCCTGGTGGACAAGCCACTTCCACAAAGCCTCACCCAATCCATGCGCATCGCGGGCAGCCTGATGAGCGCCGAAGGCTATGCGAATCTCGGCACGCTTTTCGAGCGCAGCGAACTGGAGTTCGACCCGAACATCAAGCGGCGGATCATGCTGGGCCGCGATATCGGCGCCGCTCAATACATCGACCTTCTCCGGGACCGTGAGTCCGCGAAGGCCGCGATGCTGGAAGCCATGGACGGCGTGGATGTCTGCGTATTTCCGACCAACGCGATCACCGCAATTCCGGTAAGTGAGGTCGACGAACTCGCCACGCCGCTGTCGAGATTTGGCCGTTTTGTGAACCTACTTGATTTGTGTTCGGTTGCAATTCCTGCAGGACTTTCCGCCAACGGCCTCCCGGTCTCCATCCAGGTTATTGGGCGCCCGTTTGCAGAGCCAACGATATTGAGGGCGGCGTTCGCCTTCGAGAAAGCAACGTCGTGGAACCAATCATTTCCCGCCGGTCTTGACTGA
- a CDS encoding amino acid ABC transporter permease: MNSILSVFYQYWPEWGPRLAEAAKVTAKLSSAGFAIALLLGAILVAMIRSGRPALRFAANFFIQFVRTVPLLALLLALYFALPPLGITLPGFWAGIIGLGLHGAAYVAEILRGGLQSIHRGQREAALAVGLAPHQVFMHVVFPQALRVMLPPLLNTYVALLKDSSLCALIATDELMLTARAMSSEFFLPLHIFLLVGAFYFAIAFPLSMVSRALEKHLSRGRRVMGST, from the coding sequence ATGAACAGCATTCTTTCAGTGTTCTACCAATACTGGCCCGAGTGGGGTCCTCGCCTCGCCGAAGCGGCAAAGGTTACTGCCAAGTTGTCATCCGCAGGCTTCGCGATTGCCTTGCTCCTGGGCGCGATCCTGGTCGCCATGATCCGCAGCGGCCGGCCAGCCCTGCGCTTTGCAGCGAACTTCTTCATCCAGTTCGTACGCACCGTGCCCTTGCTCGCGCTGCTGCTGGCGCTCTACTTTGCACTGCCGCCGCTCGGGATCACACTGCCGGGCTTTTGGGCTGGGATTATCGGGTTGGGTCTCCACGGCGCTGCTTACGTTGCCGAGATTTTGCGCGGGGGCCTGCAGTCCATTCACCGCGGGCAGCGCGAAGCAGCCCTGGCTGTTGGCCTGGCGCCTCACCAGGTCTTTATGCATGTGGTGTTTCCCCAGGCTCTGCGCGTGATGCTTCCTCCGTTGCTAAACACCTATGTGGCGCTTTTAAAAGACAGCTCACTCTGCGCACTGATTGCTACGGACGAGCTGATGCTCACGGCACGGGCCATGTCCAGCGAGTTCTTCCTGCCCCTGCACATATTCCTGCTGGTGGGCGCCTTCTACTTTGCAATTGCTTTTCCCCTGTCAATGGTTTCGCGAGCGCTTGAGAAGCACCTCTCGCGTGGCCGAAGGGTAATGGGTTCGACATGA
- a CDS encoding amino acid ABC transporter permease: protein MEQLGIFGGILAILMGGAITAAEVALGAFVIALAGGMLLAVTVTFARFRLLKFVIAAYIEWMRNVPALAHLFVIYFGLAAVGIRLSPLVAAILGLGLVGAAVLCDVFVAGLKCIHAGQREAALSVGMTPGQTLAHILLPQMFRVTWPSLGNYTSQLLKDTSIASAIAAPEIMFFARNLVTSTFETTLIYLAAMLLYAAMVLPISWGFAKTESRMENKR from the coding sequence ATGGAACAGCTTGGGATTTTCGGAGGCATCCTCGCCATACTGATGGGCGGCGCGATCACTGCCGCGGAGGTGGCCCTGGGTGCCTTCGTCATTGCACTGGCAGGCGGAATGCTGCTCGCGGTGACAGTCACATTCGCGCGCTTTCGCTTGCTCAAATTCGTCATCGCCGCTTACATCGAATGGATGCGCAACGTTCCGGCACTGGCTCACCTCTTCGTGATCTATTTCGGGCTGGCAGCCGTCGGCATCCGGCTCTCGCCGCTGGTGGCCGCGATCCTGGGCCTGGGACTCGTTGGCGCGGCGGTCCTGTGCGATGTTTTTGTCGCCGGACTCAAATGCATTCATGCCGGCCAGCGTGAGGCCGCTCTTTCAGTCGGGATGACACCAGGGCAGACCTTGGCCCATATCCTCCTTCCGCAAATGTTTCGGGTGACCTGGCCTTCACTGGGAAACTACACCAGCCAGCTGCTCAAAGACACGTCGATCGCATCCGCGATTGCCGCGCCAGAAATCATGTTTTTCGCCAGAAACCTGGTGACCTCAACCTTCGAGACCACCTTGATCTACCTCGCTGCCATGCTTTTATATGCGGCCATGGTGCTGCCGATCAGCTGGGGATTTGCCAAGACCGAAAGCCGCATGGAGAACAAGCGATGA
- a CDS encoding amino acid ABC transporter ATP-binding protein codes for MNNTLLRVDGLKKSYGPLEVLKGISFDLSKGETLSLIGPSGSGKSTCLRCLNFLEQPGEGSIVLDGERIGQVPARHGGFRFMSDRELAPQRREIGMVFQLFYLWPHLNVRDNVALGSIKAGGMSKPEAYELADEMLEKVHLSNKADEYPERLSGGQQQRVAIARALAQQPKLILFDEPTSALDPELVGEVLTVIRELAEEGRSMILVTHEIRFARDVADRVIFMDGGHIVEQGPAADVINNPQLERTRCFLGQVTDNPGLAK; via the coding sequence ATGAACAACACACTGTTAAGAGTCGATGGGCTTAAGAAGAGCTACGGCCCGCTTGAAGTCCTCAAGGGGATTTCCTTTGACTTGAGTAAAGGCGAGACCCTTTCGCTGATCGGGCCCAGCGGTTCAGGAAAGTCGACGTGCCTGCGCTGTCTGAATTTTCTGGAGCAACCGGGCGAGGGGTCCATCGTGCTTGACGGCGAACGGATCGGCCAGGTTCCAGCCCGTCATGGGGGTTTTCGTTTCATGAGCGATCGTGAACTCGCGCCCCAACGCCGCGAGATCGGGATGGTCTTCCAGTTGTTCTATTTGTGGCCGCACCTGAACGTTCGGGACAACGTCGCCCTGGGCTCCATCAAAGCCGGTGGAATGTCGAAACCTGAAGCGTATGAGCTCGCCGACGAAATGCTGGAGAAAGTCCACCTCTCCAACAAGGCGGATGAGTACCCGGAACGATTGTCCGGAGGACAGCAGCAGCGTGTTGCGATTGCGAGGGCATTGGCCCAGCAGCCCAAGCTCATTCTTTTTGACGAGCCAACCTCCGCGCTCGACCCGGAGCTGGTCGGTGAGGTGCTGACGGTCATTCGCGAGCTGGCCGAAGAAGGCCGGTCGATGATCCTGGTCACGCATGAAATCCGCTTTGCGAGGGACGTCGCAGATCGCGTGATCTTCATGGATGGCGGCCACATCGTTGAACAGGGCCCCGCAGCTGACGTCATCAATAACCCCCAGCTGGAACGCACCCGCTGCTTCCTCGGCCAGGTGACGGACAACCCAGGGCTGGCCAAGTGA
- a CDS encoding ABC transporter substrate-binding protein yields MKKTFIARILCALLATGVMLPAANAQALQTVEKDALTIAFTGDMPGTGYQDGAMIGYDGEILQRVAEAVKLKVKPALMEWSGTIASVQAKRVDVMAGTMGWTEQRSKIMTLSDPIHYFKNGITQSSKTNWSHLKDLEGKKVGTITGFSFIPELRKITGLQLTMYDTSDAAVRDLLAGRIDAVIGDPPVMQYAISRNPQWKLKFNAFVDNNPDYPLLTGLGQVVFGLNKDNPELAKAVNAEIARLWQNCDLKKIGGKYGLVQDVWYVPVGQNFRASVDRPADWKLPACK; encoded by the coding sequence ATGAAGAAAACATTCATTGCACGCATTTTGTGCGCGCTTCTAGCAACGGGGGTCATGCTGCCGGCCGCCAACGCCCAGGCATTGCAAACCGTCGAAAAAGACGCCTTGACGATCGCGTTCACCGGGGATATGCCAGGGACTGGCTACCAGGACGGCGCCATGATCGGCTACGACGGTGAAATCCTTCAGCGCGTGGCGGAGGCAGTCAAGCTCAAGGTCAAGCCCGCGCTCATGGAGTGGTCGGGCACCATTGCTTCGGTGCAGGCCAAACGTGTCGACGTGATGGCCGGGACCATGGGCTGGACGGAGCAACGCTCCAAGATCATGACCTTGAGCGACCCGATCCATTACTTCAAAAACGGCATCACCCAGTCGAGCAAGACCAACTGGTCGCACCTCAAGGACCTGGAAGGCAAGAAGGTCGGCACGATCACCGGTTTCTCCTTCATCCCCGAGCTTCGGAAAATCACCGGCCTGCAACTGACGATGTATGACACATCCGACGCGGCAGTCCGTGATCTGCTTGCCGGCCGCATCGATGCCGTCATCGGCGATCCGCCTGTCATGCAATACGCCATTTCGCGCAACCCGCAGTGGAAGCTCAAGTTCAACGCCTTTGTTGACAACAATCCGGACTACCCCCTCCTCACCGGGCTCGGCCAGGTGGTATTTGGCCTGAACAAGGACAACCCGGAACTCGCCAAGGCAGTAAACGCTGAAATCGCCAGGCTCTGGCAGAACTGCGACCTGAAGAAGATTGGCGGCAAGTATGGCTTGGTGCAGGACGTCTGGTACGTACCTGTGGGACAGAACTTCCGTGCCAGCGTAGACCGTCCCGCCGACTGGAAATTGCCGGCCTGCAAGTAA
- a CDS encoding GlxA family transcriptional regulator — translation MRHSGKLPTKGNSAPKTAASKRSHNAPTRTDGHAAAAPDEGNQLVDRLDAAKIKTAPRTGVELMVGIFLWPRFPLLSLAGLCDALRHAADLGDQSRQVRCTWTVLSATGEPVASSCGVEVPTLAAASSDCRFDYVAVIGGLLPFMKTADARGLKFLNQAAKSGVPLIGICTGSFALAKHGFMEGRMACVHPFHVNDWKEAFPELAFTTNCDYVFDGDRITCAGGISIIELATELIRLHCGPDRAAKVVHQMTVTRKSAISHVTRRRALGYASADNDKLRQAIVLMEKNITTPLEIAVIAKIVDSSSRQLERVFLAETGASPSEFYRNSRLKYGRWLLTSTDSPVSTIAYECGFADASHFIRHFQQLYGVSPGRLRKALSAADA, via the coding sequence ATGCGACATTCCGGGAAATTACCGACCAAGGGCAATTCCGCGCCCAAAACTGCAGCGTCAAAGCGCTCGCACAACGCACCAACCAGGACGGACGGGCATGCCGCTGCCGCACCAGACGAGGGCAACCAGCTGGTGGACAGGCTTGATGCAGCCAAAATTAAAACGGCTCCCAGAACGGGTGTGGAGCTGATGGTCGGTATTTTTCTTTGGCCGCGGTTTCCCCTTTTGTCACTGGCGGGTCTGTGCGATGCGCTGCGCCATGCGGCAGACCTTGGCGACCAGAGCCGCCAGGTTCGCTGCACGTGGACAGTGCTCAGCGCTACCGGCGAGCCAGTGGCCTCGAGCTGCGGCGTGGAGGTTCCCACGCTCGCTGCAGCGTCATCAGATTGCCGCTTTGACTACGTAGCTGTCATCGGTGGGTTGTTGCCGTTCATGAAAACGGCGGATGCCAGGGGGTTGAAGTTTTTGAACCAAGCCGCGAAGAGCGGGGTGCCGCTGATCGGCATTTGCACCGGCAGTTTTGCACTGGCAAAGCATGGGTTCATGGAAGGCAGGATGGCTTGCGTTCATCCCTTTCATGTCAATGACTGGAAAGAAGCCTTCCCCGAGTTGGCTTTCACGACCAACTGCGACTATGTCTTCGACGGCGATCGAATTACCTGCGCGGGGGGTATCTCGATCATCGAATTGGCCACTGAGCTGATTCGATTGCACTGCGGCCCGGACCGCGCCGCCAAGGTCGTACATCAGATGACGGTTACCCGGAAATCCGCGATTTCGCATGTCACGCGCAGGCGCGCGCTTGGCTACGCTTCTGCAGACAATGACAAACTACGGCAGGCGATTGTCTTGATGGAGAAAAACATAACTACACCGCTGGAAATTGCCGTCATTGCCAAAATTGTGGATTCCAGCAGCCGGCAACTTGAAAGGGTCTTCCTGGCGGAAACCGGAGCCTCGCCTTCGGAGTTCTACCGCAACTCCAGACTGAAGTACGGCCGGTGGCTGCTGACTTCAACGGATTCGCCGGTGAGCACCATCGCCTACGAATGCGGATTCGCGGATGCCTCGCACTTCATCCGGCATTTTCAGCAGCTTTACGGTGTCTCGCCGGGGCGACTGAGAAAGGCGCTCTCCGCTGCGGATGCGTGA
- the urtA gene encoding urea ABC transporter substrate-binding protein, whose protein sequence is MQRRFTLKALTAAVALTGLSALSAHAQTTGTIKVGILHSLSGTMAISETVLKDTVLMAIDEINAKGGVMGKKLEPVIVDPASNWPLFAEKTKQLLGQDKVSVIFGCWTSVSRKSVLPVVEEMNGLLFYPVQYEGEELSKNVFYTGAAPNQQAIPAVDYLMSKAGGGAKRWVLLGTDYVYPRTTNKILRAYLKSKGVKDTDIDEKYTPFGHSDYQTIVADVKKFSAGGKTAVVSTINGDSNVPFYKELGNAGLKAKDVPVVAFSVGEEELRGVDTKPLVGHLAAWNYFQSIKSPANTEFIKKWSDYAKAKGIAGHKDKPLTNDPMEATYIGINMWKQAVEKAKSTDTDKVIAAMAGQTFKAPSGIVSKMDEKNHHLHKSVFIGEIKADGQFNVVWKTPGPVKAKPWSPYIEGNDKKPDEPAKSATVATK, encoded by the coding sequence ATGCAACGTCGTTTTACCCTCAAGGCGCTTACCGCTGCCGTCGCGCTGACGGGCCTTTCTGCCCTGTCAGCCCATGCCCAGACCACGGGCACGATCAAGGTTGGCATTCTGCACAGCCTGTCGGGCACCATGGCCATTTCCGAGACTGTGTTGAAAGACACCGTGCTGATGGCGATTGACGAGATCAATGCCAAAGGCGGCGTGATGGGCAAGAAGCTTGAGCCCGTGATTGTGGATCCGGCTTCCAACTGGCCGCTGTTTGCCGAAAAAACCAAGCAGCTGCTGGGCCAGGACAAGGTTTCGGTGATCTTCGGCTGCTGGACGTCGGTGTCCCGCAAGTCGGTGCTGCCAGTCGTTGAGGAAATGAACGGCCTGCTGTTCTACCCCGTGCAGTACGAGGGCGAAGAACTCTCCAAGAACGTGTTCTACACGGGTGCGGCACCTAACCAGCAGGCTATTCCTGCTGTGGACTACCTGATGAGCAAGGCCGGTGGCGGCGCCAAGCGCTGGGTGCTGCTGGGTACCGACTATGTGTACCCACGCACCACCAACAAGATTTTGCGCGCCTACCTGAAGAGCAAGGGCGTGAAAGACACCGACATCGACGAGAAGTACACCCCGTTTGGCCATTCCGACTACCAGACCATCGTGGCTGACGTGAAGAAATTCTCTGCCGGCGGCAAGACGGCTGTGGTGTCCACCATCAACGGTGACTCCAACGTGCCTTTCTACAAGGAACTGGGCAATGCCGGCCTGAAGGCCAAGGACGTGCCTGTGGTCGCTTTCTCGGTGGGTGAAGAAGAACTGCGCGGCGTGGACACGAAGCCGCTGGTCGGCCACCTGGCTGCCTGGAACTACTTCCAGTCGATCAAGAGCCCGGCCAACACCGAGTTCATCAAGAAGTGGTCTGACTACGCCAAGGCCAAGGGCATTGCTGGCCACAAAGACAAGCCTTTGACCAACGACCCGATGGAAGCCACCTACATCGGCATCAACATGTGGAAGCAGGCCGTCGAGAAGGCCAAGTCCACCGACACCGACAAGGTCATTGCCGCCATGGCTGGCCAGACCTTCAAGGCGCCGTCGGGCATCGTGTCGAAGATGGATGAGAAAAACCATCACCTGCACAAGTCCGTCTTCATCGGCGAGATCAAGGCCGACGGCCAGTTCAATGTGGTGTGGAAGACGCCTGGCCCGGTGAAGGCCAAGCCATGGAGCCCGTACATCGAAGGCAACGACAAGAAGCCAGACGAGCCGGCGAAAAGCGCGACAGTAGCAACCAAATAA
- the urtB gene encoding urea ABC transporter permease subunit UrtB, giving the protein MMIRFSFLFATFLIAASAHALSLDEVKGMAIGETESRVEALNKAAVAADEKTAAFIQAMADDAVKTAGDKVFVIKDDKGFDPVTGAELALPADAEDVINNNMMRGELDTALAALKLFSKEENVRRDAIKTLSGGSDEARLPLIEKAYAAETVPALKSQLELVRAAILLGSTDRAKRLEAAAQLATSNNPNTKTVLIERLGSEEDADVKVALQAALAKVEASLAWGDKLGAIFSGISLGSILLLVALGLAITYGLMGVINMAHGELMMIGAYATYVVQGLFQKYLPGAFDWYLLAAVPVAFLASALMGAALERSVIRFLYGRPLETLLATWGISLMLQQLVRSIFGAQNVGVENPVWMSGGVQVLGNLSLPYNRLVIIGFAIAVLLGMAWLISRTRLGLFVRGVTQNRPIASCMGVNTARVDTYAFALGSGIAGLAGCALSQVGNVGPDLGQGYIVDSFMVVVLGGVGQLAGTVYAAMGLGILNKFLEGWTGAVLAKIAVLVFIIIFIQKRPQGIFAMKGRSAEA; this is encoded by the coding sequence ATGATGATTCGCTTCTCATTTTTATTCGCTACGTTTTTAATAGCTGCCAGCGCCCATGCCTTGAGCCTGGACGAGGTCAAAGGCATGGCCATCGGGGAGACCGAAAGCCGTGTCGAAGCGCTGAACAAGGCGGCTGTGGCGGCGGACGAGAAAACCGCCGCCTTCATCCAGGCCATGGCCGACGATGCCGTCAAAACTGCCGGCGACAAGGTGTTTGTGATCAAGGACGACAAAGGCTTCGACCCGGTCACCGGCGCCGAGCTGGCCCTGCCGGCCGACGCCGAAGACGTGATTAACAACAACATGATGCGCGGCGAGCTGGACACGGCGTTGGCCGCGCTGAAGCTGTTCTCCAAAGAAGAGAACGTGCGCCGCGATGCCATCAAGACCCTTTCGGGCGGCAGCGACGAAGCCCGCTTGCCGCTGATTGAAAAAGCCTATGCGGCCGAAACTGTGCCGGCGCTGAAAAGCCAGCTGGAGCTGGTGCGCGCCGCCATCCTGCTGGGCAGCACGGACAGGGCCAAACGCCTGGAAGCCGCGGCGCAGCTTGCCACCAGCAACAACCCCAACACCAAGACCGTGCTGATCGAACGCCTGGGCAGCGAGGAAGATGCCGACGTCAAGGTGGCGCTGCAGGCCGCGCTGGCCAAGGTGGAGGCTTCACTGGCCTGGGGCGACAAGCTGGGCGCGATTTTCAGCGGCATCAGCCTGGGCAGCATTTTGCTGCTGGTGGCGCTGGGCCTGGCGATCACCTATGGCCTCATGGGCGTCATCAACATGGCGCACGGCGAGCTGATGATGATTGGCGCCTACGCCACCTACGTGGTGCAGGGCCTGTTCCAGAAGTATTTGCCCGGCGCGTTTGACTGGTACCTGCTGGCCGCCGTGCCGGTGGCCTTCCTGGCGTCGGCGCTGATGGGCGCGGCGCTGGAGCGCAGCGTGATCCGCTTCCTGTATGGCCGCCCGCTCGAAACATTGCTGGCCACCTGGGGTATCAGCCTGATGCTGCAGCAGCTGGTGCGCTCCATCTTCGGCGCGCAAAACGTCGGCGTGGAAAACCCGGTGTGGATGAGCGGCGGCGTGCAGGTGCTGGGCAATCTCTCGCTGCCCTACAACCGGCTGGTCATCATCGGCTTTGCCATTGCCGTGCTGCTGGGCATGGCCTGGCTGATCAGCAGGACGCGGCTGGGCCTGTTTGTGCGCGGCGTCACGCAAAACCGGCCCATTGCCTCGTGCATGGGCGTGAACACGGCACGGGTGGACACCTACGCGTTTGCGCTGGGATCGGGCATTGCCGGGCTGGCGGGCTGCGCGCTGAGCCAGGTCGGCAATGTGGGGCCGGACCTGGGGCAGGGCTATATCGTGGATTCGTTCATGGTGGTGGTGCTGGGCGGCGTGGGCCAGCTGGCCGGCACGGTGTATGCCGCGATGGGCCTGGGCATCCTGAATAAATTCCTCGAAGGCTGGACGGGCGCGGTGCTGGCCAAGATTGCCGTGCTGGTGTTCATCATCATCTTCATCCAGAAGCGGCCGCAGGGCATCTTTGCGATGAAGGGCCGGAGTGCCGAGGCATGA
- the urtC gene encoding urea ABC transporter permease subunit UrtC, producing MNMRMPIPMPTIVHLPAKGPLLTRAGWSAFMIALIAVCAVAPVLNLWVPQGSMFHMSTYAVALLGKIMCYAICALAMDLIWGYTGILSLGHGVFFALGGYAMGMYLMRQIGRDGNYKSDLPDFMVFLDWKVLPWHWTFSDSFVATLILIVAVPGLVAFVFGYFAFRSRIKGVYFSIITQAMTFAAMLLFFRNETGFGGNNGFTDFKRILNIPLATPSMRMVLFVLTGLTLLGFFLFAKWLVGSKFGRVLQAIRDAETRVMFSGYNPLGYKLTIWVISAVMCGVAGALYVPQVGIINPGEMSPANSIEIAIWAAVGGRASLIGPIVGAFIVNGAKSWLTVAYPEFWLYFLGALFIGVTLFLPNGVVGLVKKLRKGGEK from the coding sequence ATGAACATGAGAATGCCAATCCCCATGCCCACCATCGTGCACCTTCCGGCCAAAGGCCCTTTGCTTACCCGCGCCGGCTGGAGCGCTTTCATGATTGCGCTCATCGCCGTCTGCGCGGTGGCGCCGGTGCTGAACCTGTGGGTGCCGCAGGGCAGCATGTTCCACATGAGCACCTATGCCGTGGCGCTGCTGGGCAAGATCATGTGCTACGCCATCTGCGCGCTGGCCATGGACCTGATCTGGGGCTACACCGGCATTTTGTCGCTGGGCCACGGTGTGTTCTTTGCGCTGGGCGGCTACGCCATGGGCATGTACCTCATGCGCCAGATTGGGCGAGACGGCAACTACAAAAGCGACTTGCCCGACTTCATGGTCTTTCTCGACTGGAAGGTGCTGCCCTGGCACTGGACCTTCAGCGACAGCTTTGTCGCCACGCTGATTCTGATTGTGGCGGTGCCGGGCCTGGTGGCCTTTGTGTTCGGCTACTTTGCCTTCCGTTCGCGCATCAAGGGCGTTTACTTTTCCATCATCACGCAGGCCATGACCTTTGCCGCCATGCTGCTGTTCTTTCGCAATGAAACCGGCTTTGGCGGCAACAACGGTTTTACCGACTTCAAGCGGATTCTGAACATCCCGCTCGCCACGCCCTCCATGCGCATGGTGCTGTTCGTGCTGACGGGCCTGACCCTGCTGGGCTTCTTCCTGTTTGCCAAATGGCTGGTGGGCAGCAAGTTTGGCCGCGTGCTGCAGGCCATACGCGATGCCGAGACGCGCGTGATGTTCTCGGGCTACAACCCGCTGGGCTACAAGCTCACCATCTGGGTGATTTCGGCCGTCATGTGCGGCGTGGCGGGCGCGCTGTATGTGCCGCAGGTCGGCATCATCAACCCCGGTGAAATGAGCCCGGCCAACTCGATCGAGATTGCCATCTGGGCGGCGGTGGGGGGGCGCGCCAGCCTGATCGGGCCGATTGTGGGCGCCTTCATCGTCAACGGCGCCAAGAGCTGGCTCACTGTGGCGTATCCGGAGTTCTGGCTGTATTTTCTGGGCGCCTTGTTTATTGGCGTGACGCTGTTCCTGCCCAATGGTGTCGTCGGGCTCGTGAAGAAGCTCCGTAAGGGAGGTGAGAAATGA